In a genomic window of Infirmifilum sp. NZ:
- a CDS encoding ATP-binding protein — protein sequence MEEFNPWWRGAGKLDEDYDIRRWVESPVRWVPPLLHEIMGALKPFSLHFLFGPRQVGKTTLLKLLVRELLGRGWDPRAIFYYSCDMLGDYRELEEVLRGYLRLRSSWGVRSSVILLDEVTYPREWFRAVKSLIDRGLLSSDVVVATGSLSMVARRELEAFPGRRGLGRDFLLTPLSFRDFVGVARSDVPVTSSPSDLLGWLGVLEELLERYLECGGFPRSVVSCLSKGVVDTGFERDLLNSIVFDLNRLRRSEVFAKRVARAIVEKAPNAFSLNSVAREYGLRSHKVVLSYIDLFEKLFLARSLLYVDVSRLVEDVRKERKVHFVDPLLYRVVSRWAGVRQPEEGAVLEAVVAEHIARAYRVGYWRDGFEVDIVVPELGVGFEVKSRDSERLRRVGRVAVYTAALQASGPGTIPLPLLLLYYDRLGDLLGLSPDS from the coding sequence ATGGAGGAGTTTAACCCGTGGTGGAGGGGGGCCGGAAAGCTGGACGAGGACTACGATATCCGAAGGTGGGTGGAGAGCCCGGTCAGGTGGGTCCCGCCGCTGCTCCACGAGATTATGGGCGCGTTGAAGCCTTTCTCGCTGCACTTCCTCTTCGGCCCGAGGCAGGTCGGGAAGACGACGCTCCTGAAGCTTCTCGTAAGGGAGCTCCTCGGGAGGGGGTGGGATCCGAGGGCGATCTTCTACTACAGCTGCGACATGCTGGGGGATTACCGGGAGCTCGAGGAGGTGCTCAGGGGGTACTTGAGGCTCAGGTCCAGCTGGGGGGTGAGGAGCTCCGTCATCCTGCTGGACGAGGTGACGTACCCGAGGGAGTGGTTCAGGGCTGTCAAGAGCCTGATCGACCGCGGGTTGCTTTCAAGCGACGTGGTTGTGGCGACGGGCTCGCTCTCGATGGTCGCGAGGAGGGAGCTCGAGGCCTTCCCGGGGAGAAGGGGCCTCGGGAGGGACTTCCTCTTGACGCCTCTGAGCTTCCGCGACTTCGTCGGGGTCGCGAGGAGCGACGTCCCAGTGACCTCTAGCCCCAGCGACCTTCTAGGCTGGCTCGGCGTCCTGGAGGAGCTGCTTGAGAGGTACCTCGAGTGCGGGGGCTTCCCAAGGAGCGTCGTCTCGTGCCTGTCCAAGGGTGTTGTCGACACGGGTTTCGAGCGAGACCTGCTGAACTCCATTGTTTTCGACTTGAACAGGCTCAGGCGAAGCGAGGTCTTCGCGAAGAGGGTTGCGAGGGCGATCGTGGAGAAGGCGCCGAATGCCTTCAGCTTAAACAGTGTCGCGAGGGAGTACGGCCTCAGGTCGCACAAGGTGGTTTTGTCGTACATCGACCTCTTTGAGAAGCTGTTCCTCGCGCGCAGCCTCCTCTACGTGGATGTCTCACGGCTCGTCGAGGACGTCAGGAAGGAGCGGAAAGTCCACTTCGTCGACCCCCTCCTCTACCGCGTGGTGTCGAGGTGGGCCGGTGTGCGGCAGCCTGAAGAAGGCGCGGTTCTCGAGGCTGTTGTGGCTGAGCACATCGCCAGGGCGTACAGGGTTGGCTATTGGCGCGACGGGTTCGAGGTCGACATCGTGGTCCCCGAGCTGGGTGTGGGGTTCGAGGTGAAGTCCAGAGACTCCGAGCGCCTCAGGAGAGTGGGGAGAGTAGCCGTCTACACCGCTGCGCTGCAGGCCTCGGGGCCGGGTACCATCCCACTGCCGCTGTTGCTCCTCTACTACGACAGGCTGGGAGACCTCCTCGGGTTATCGCCGGACAGCTAG
- a CDS encoding transposase: protein MGRSDRARSLPYARNLQRLYVRLSSAVRQACRDLEKKYGDAFRRGPEKFSEELIEEASRLAGLPKGLLYYAGEWCKMLAEARRKSKRRSRYTPPPVPLLVRVVSNGERLHGKGDALAVLDVSRNELRVPSAGVAVRLKPSLTRAVLEDVERFPDFKLTLQLTSRGRLRLVARRVVKPAWWGGDGKLAVIAVDVNSSHGLYLLAFAFDGEVRLVVQRVFKLPNTMLLRLLAALMHSYSKVKCWSKAVERFRERRDVRGLQREGRGYAVEEALRLAEKLRAKINITPERAERIAGQALRKVRKLNDDWIRSVLRELRTLIRKLRDQGYTVVIVVDVPRAESLRGSQLQRTLLRVAERLENLAFYEGARWFKLDNNISGKRCPLCGREGVEVQRRYYKCKRCGLVYGRDWTAAFNATKLFLKVCKATKQLEALSQWLQSHPRALVHGSRSFPKQTERKAPAPVPAPAESRLAGAARGARRGCARGNAG from the coding sequence GTGGGGAGGAGTGACCGCGCTAGGAGCCTTCCTTACGCTCGCAACCTACAACGGCTGTACGTGAGGCTTTCGAGCGCAGTCAGGCAGGCCTGCAGGGACCTTGAAAAGAAGTACGGCGACGCGTTCAGGAGGGGGCCTGAGAAGTTCAGCGAGGAGTTGATCGAGGAGGCTTCGAGGCTGGCTGGGCTGCCTAAGGGCCTGCTCTACTACGCGGGAGAGTGGTGCAAGATGCTCGCTGAGGCGAGGAGGAAGTCTAAGAGGCGTAGCAGGTACACCCCACCGCCGGTGCCGTTGCTCGTAAGGGTGGTCAGCAACGGCGAGAGGCTTCACGGCAAAGGCGACGCCCTTGCGGTGCTCGACGTCTCGAGAAACGAGCTACGCGTCCCCAGTGCAGGCGTCGCGGTGAGGCTGAAGCCATCATTAACCAGAGCGGTGCTCGAGGACGTCGAGCGCTTTCCCGATTTCAAGCTGACGCTGCAGCTCACAAGCAGGGGCAGGCTGAGGCTAGTGGCGCGCCGCGTGGTCAAGCCGGCTTGGTGGGGCGGTGACGGCAAGCTGGCTGTCATAGCGGTGGACGTGAACAGCTCTCACGGTCTCTACCTCCTTGCCTTCGCGTTCGACGGCGAGGTGAGGCTGGTTGTTCAGCGCGTGTTTAAGTTGCCCAACACGATGCTACTGCGGCTCCTCGCGGCGCTGATGCACAGCTACTCCAAGGTTAAGTGCTGGAGTAAAGCCGTAGAGAGGTTCAGGGAGAGGAGGGACGTCAGGGGGCTGCAGAGAGAGGGGAGGGGCTACGCTGTGGAGGAGGCCTTGAGGCTCGCTGAGAAGCTCAGGGCGAAGATAAACATCACGCCGGAAAGGGCTGAGAGAATTGCGGGGCAGGCATTGAGGAAGGTGAGGAAGCTCAACGACGACTGGATTCGTAGCGTGCTCAGAGAGCTGAGAACGTTGATAAGAAAGCTGCGGGATCAGGGCTACACCGTCGTCATTGTAGTGGACGTGCCCCGGGCCGAGTCCCTCAGAGGCTCGCAGCTGCAGAGGACACTGCTCAGGGTGGCGGAGAGGCTGGAGAACCTCGCCTTCTACGAGGGAGCGAGGTGGTTCAAGCTTGACAATAACATCAGTGGGAAGCGGTGCCCCCTCTGCGGGAGAGAGGGGGTGGAGGTTCAGAGAAGATACTACAAGTGCAAGCGCTGCGGCCTAGTCTACGGCAGGGACTGGACAGCGGCCTTCAACGCGACCAAGCTCTTCCTGAAGGTTTGCAAAGCAACAAAACAGCTCGAAGCCCTAAGCCAGTGGCTCCAGAGCCACCCACGAGCACTGGTGCACGGCTCGCGGAGCTTCCCGAAGCAAACGGAGAGAAAGGCCCCAGCACCAGTTCCCGCCCCGGCGGAGAGCCGTCTGGCGGGTGCCGCGCGCGGCGCGAGGAGGGGATGTGCCCGCGGCAACGCGGGCTAA
- a CDS encoding CidA/LrgA family protein: MYKGLALIFGFYFLGELTSGLLKLPIPGSVLGMLYLTLALLSGLVKLEDVEDVAEFLVRNMSVMFIPPGVGVIAYWSLVQSQLLPLSLALALSFAATLVTTGKLIDLLGGEE, encoded by the coding sequence ATGTACAAGGGCCTAGCCCTGATATTCGGCTTCTACTTCCTCGGCGAGCTCACCAGCGGCCTCCTCAAGCTGCCCATCCCAGGGAGCGTCCTCGGCATGCTCTACCTCACGCTTGCGTTGCTCTCCGGCCTGGTGAAGCTTGAGGACGTCGAGGACGTGGCGGAGTTCCTGGTCAGGAACATGAGCGTCATGTTCATACCGCCGGGCGTAGGCGTCATCGCCTACTGGAGCCTCGTCCAGTCCCAGCTCCTCCCACTCTCCCTCGCGCTCGCCCTCAGCTTCGCCGCAACCCTCGTAACAACAGGCAAGCTCATCGATCTGCTCGGTGGGGAGGAGTGA
- a CDS encoding NAD-dependent epimerase/dehydratase family protein, protein MKVLVTGASGFLGGHLVEELVRRGYSVRALVRKTSRTDLLRELGVELAFGDITQPETLGPAVKGVDAVVHLAAYYTFFGKKELYELVNVRGTEWVARASLKAGVRRFIYCSSTEAIGPVKNPPADESTPPNPQFEYGRSKLRAENVVKGLEREGLQYTIIRPSGIYGPRNVDDVAYWFITSYANGGLASLVKVGSGNNLVQFAHVKDVVQGFLLALEKDAAAGNTYIISEDRWYTYNEVYSILHELTGRGPPRLSLPPWAAKALLLPLELYDTLTREGNIMHRRALVDSVTVDRAYSVKKAKRELGYSPRYTLKTGLQETIQWYRENGYVK, encoded by the coding sequence GTGAAAGTGCTCGTCACCGGGGCTAGCGGCTTCCTCGGCGGCCACCTCGTGGAGGAGCTCGTCAGGAGGGGCTACAGCGTCAGGGCCCTCGTGAGGAAGACCAGCAGGACCGACCTCCTCAGGGAGCTCGGCGTCGAGCTGGCTTTCGGCGACATAACCCAGCCGGAGACCCTCGGCCCCGCGGTCAAGGGCGTCGACGCCGTGGTGCACCTAGCGGCCTACTACACCTTCTTCGGCAAGAAGGAGCTCTACGAGCTCGTGAACGTCAGGGGCACCGAGTGGGTGGCAAGGGCTTCGCTGAAGGCGGGGGTTAGGCGGTTCATATACTGCAGCAGCACCGAGGCGATAGGCCCCGTCAAGAACCCGCCCGCCGACGAGAGCACACCCCCCAACCCCCAGTTCGAGTACGGCAGGTCGAAGCTCAGAGCCGAGAACGTCGTCAAGGGCCTCGAGCGGGAGGGCCTGCAGTACACGATCATCAGGCCGTCAGGCATATACGGCCCGAGGAACGTGGACGACGTCGCCTACTGGTTCATAACCAGCTACGCGAACGGGGGCCTAGCCAGCCTCGTGAAGGTCGGCTCAGGCAACAACCTCGTGCAGTTCGCCCACGTGAAGGACGTGGTCCAGGGCTTCCTCCTAGCCCTCGAGAAGGACGCCGCCGCGGGCAACACCTACATCATCAGCGAGGACAGGTGGTACACCTACAACGAGGTCTACAGCATACTCCACGAGCTAACCGGCAGAGGGCCCCCCAGGCTGAGCCTACCCCCCTGGGCCGCCAAGGCGCTGCTACTCCCCCTCGAGCTCTACGACACCCTAACCCGGGAGGGCAACATCATGCACCGCAGAGCCCTAGTCGACTCCGTCACCGTCGACAGGGCCTACAGCGTCAAAAAGGCGAAGAGGGAGCTCGGCTACTCACCGCGCTACACGCTGAAGACCGGCCTCCAGGAGACCATCCAGTGGTATAGAGAGAACGGCTACGTGAAGTGA
- a CDS encoding acyl-CoA reductase, translating to MSDHLIPLYPSLTPASLEAVEHAGTKIYEPKLEWLRSLLEGAASLQSQLADTPLEKRLRSIEEAGRVWREKLDAGNLGWVKEELVKATGYSPPLVEMELEFVLEVLNAENIRRMLDHSIIGGAASLEAPVGVAPGEYVRTLPAGPALIIGSGNSLIPPLIPATASLAVGNFTILRPSLANFRAVAEALAGLLGLPEDNPLRRAILVAYFPHESKTLKALLEQAPLGVVNYWGGEPGRTLISRTVAANPNRPRFVQNGPMTGFAVVDGESASREVAEKLALEVVLYEQQLCSSPTQAAFIGTPKEAREFAAMLADALDRVGAEYPMHLDSIPYPLFVLRRTLELAGARVLASDNPKNPWTLVLAEGSSALGRVPRSSLIPLYVRRRFLEIVAVDNMEQALRLIASLPGNPAYAGVDRVQTLAVAVSRERLDWVLRNLYRLGVYRVVPLGESYLRTPAEPYDGSYLPTAFTYTAYVRVRGP from the coding sequence ATGAGCGACCACCTAATACCCCTATACCCCTCCCTGACTCCCGCGAGCCTCGAAGCCGTGGAGCACGCGGGGACCAAGATCTACGAGCCCAAGCTGGAGTGGCTCCGATCCCTCCTGGAGGGCGCGGCCAGCCTGCAGTCCCAGCTCGCCGACACCCCCCTTGAGAAGAGGCTCAGGAGCATAGAGGAGGCGGGCAGGGTCTGGCGCGAGAAGCTGGACGCGGGCAACCTCGGCTGGGTGAAGGAGGAGCTGGTCAAGGCCACCGGCTACAGTCCGCCCCTAGTGGAGATGGAGCTGGAGTTCGTCCTTGAGGTGCTCAACGCCGAGAACATAAGGAGGATGCTCGACCACTCCATCATCGGCGGCGCAGCGAGCCTCGAGGCCCCCGTCGGGGTCGCCCCAGGCGAGTACGTCAGGACTCTGCCCGCAGGCCCCGCGCTTATAATAGGCTCGGGGAACTCCCTGATACCACCGCTCATCCCAGCGACAGCCTCGCTCGCCGTCGGGAACTTCACCATCCTGCGACCCTCGCTGGCGAACTTCAGGGCCGTGGCGGAGGCCCTCGCCGGTCTACTAGGCCTGCCTGAGGACAACCCCCTGAGGCGCGCCATCCTCGTGGCGTACTTCCCGCACGAGAGCAAAACCCTCAAGGCGCTCCTGGAGCAGGCCCCCCTCGGCGTCGTCAACTACTGGGGTGGAGAGCCCGGCAGGACCCTCATCTCGAGGACTGTCGCCGCCAACCCCAACAGGCCCAGGTTCGTCCAAAACGGCCCCATGACCGGCTTCGCCGTGGTAGACGGGGAGAGCGCGTCGAGGGAGGTGGCGGAGAAGCTCGCCCTCGAGGTGGTTCTCTACGAGCAGCAGCTCTGCAGCAGCCCGACGCAGGCGGCCTTCATCGGCACCCCCAAGGAAGCGCGGGAGTTCGCCGCGATGCTCGCCGACGCCCTCGACAGGGTCGGGGCTGAGTACCCGATGCACCTCGACAGCATACCCTACCCCCTCTTCGTCCTCCGCAGGACGCTCGAGCTCGCCGGGGCGAGGGTGCTGGCCAGCGACAACCCCAAGAACCCCTGGACCCTCGTCCTCGCGGAGGGCTCGTCCGCGCTCGGCAGGGTGCCGCGGAGCTCTCTAATCCCGCTGTACGTCAGGAGGCGCTTCCTCGAGATCGTAGCCGTGGACAACATGGAGCAGGCGCTCAGGCTCATCGCGAGCCTTCCCGGGAACCCCGCCTACGCAGGCGTGGACAGGGTTCAGACGCTCGCCGTCGCCGTGAGCAGGGAGAGGCTCGATTGGGTCCTCAGGAACCTCTACAGGCTGGGCGTCTACCGCGTCGTGCCCCTCGGGGAGAGCTACCTCCGCACCCCAGCTGAGCCGTACGACGGCTCCTACCTCCCCACGGCTTTCACGTACACGGCCTACGTGAGGGTGAGGGGCCCGTGA